In one window of Fibrobacter sp. DNA:
- the rsmG gene encoding 16S rRNA (guanine(527)-N(7))-methyltransferase RsmG codes for MAKSSWSKKPSGHAPARAADALGKSFVPHLKNPRTEFPLFNGKRVKPSLEGLDKLLHYYGVELQESTLKQIWEFHQLLRANNDDQDLTRLNAFETMVERHYADCTLINAFVPEWPSRMIDVGSGAGFPGIPLKLVNPRIRLTLCEPRPNRINFLNMVIEKMGLKGIDVFGHKVTSRSMDIPVDGVISRAFELMEKTLPRLANSLKVGGRVFFMKGPAVADELKTFHPEDFGYKFVGKHFYTIPNSTQERALIILERVE; via the coding sequence ATGGCTAAGTCTTCCTGGTCCAAGAAACCGTCGGGACACGCTCCCGCCCGCGCCGCAGACGCGCTGGGCAAGTCGTTCGTACCGCACCTGAAAAATCCGCGCACCGAATTCCCGCTCTTTAACGGGAAGCGCGTGAAGCCCTCGCTCGAGGGCCTCGACAAGCTGTTGCATTACTACGGCGTGGAACTCCAGGAATCGACCCTGAAGCAGATCTGGGAATTCCATCAGCTGCTGCGCGCCAACAACGACGACCAGGACCTCACGCGCTTGAACGCTTTCGAGACGATGGTGGAACGCCACTATGCGGACTGCACGCTCATCAACGCGTTCGTTCCGGAATGGCCCTCCCGCATGATCGACGTGGGGAGCGGCGCCGGCTTCCCGGGAATCCCGTTGAAGCTGGTGAATCCGCGTATCCGCCTTACCCTGTGCGAGCCGCGTCCGAACCGCATCAACTTCCTCAACATGGTCATCGAGAAGATGGGCCTAAAGGGTATCGACGTGTTCGGCCACAAGGTCACGAGCAGGAGCATGGATATCCCGGTGGACGGAGTCATCAGCCGCGCATTCGAATTGATGGAAAAGACGCTCCCGCGCCTCGCGAATTCCTTGAAGGTCGGTGGCCGCGTGTTCTTCATGAAGGGCCCGGCCGTGGCCGACGAACTGAAGACGTTCCATCCCGAGGACTTCGGCTACAAGTTCGTCGGGAAGCATTTCTACACCATCCCGAACAGTACGCAAGAACGCGCCCTAATTATCTTAGAGCGCGTCGAATAA